A genome region from Bradyrhizobium sp. WSM1417 includes the following:
- the mddA gene encoding methanethiol S-methyltransferase, which yields MTMILHPDQNSAFPATPSRATRSLGLVYGLLSYAVFLGAFLYAIGFVTGVLVPKTIDDGTTGAWSTALMIDLALMSVFAVQHSGMARRTFKSFFARLFSPAVERSTFVLLASLSLILLFWQWQPLPTVVWGIDGPVFAGAVAAGGAIGWIIVLYSTFLISHFELFGLTQVITQFMGRVAQPIKFKTPGLYRLVRHPIYLGFIIAFWCTPLMTVGHLLFASITTGYIFVGIWLEERDLVAFFGDEYRKYRERVAMLLPGLF from the coding sequence ATGACTATGATTTTGCATCCCGATCAAAATTCCGCTTTTCCGGCTACGCCATCTCGCGCGACACGATCTCTCGGCCTCGTGTACGGCCTCCTCTCGTATGCCGTTTTTCTGGGTGCATTTCTCTACGCGATCGGCTTCGTTACGGGCGTCTTGGTGCCGAAGACGATCGACGACGGCACGACTGGGGCGTGGAGCACGGCCTTAATGATCGACCTCGCGTTGATGTCGGTCTTCGCTGTGCAGCATAGCGGGATGGCACGGCGCACTTTCAAGTCGTTCTTCGCGCGTCTCTTTTCCCCGGCCGTCGAGCGCAGCACCTTCGTCTTGCTCGCGAGTCTTAGCTTGATCTTGCTGTTCTGGCAGTGGCAACCATTACCCACCGTCGTGTGGGGCATCGATGGCCCGGTCTTCGCCGGCGCCGTCGCCGCTGGTGGCGCCATCGGCTGGATCATCGTGCTGTACAGCACATTCCTGATCAGTCACTTCGAGCTGTTCGGATTGACGCAGGTGATCACGCAGTTCATGGGGCGGGTTGCCCAGCCTATCAAGTTCAAGACGCCTGGACTCTACCGACTGGTTCGGCATCCGATCTACCTCGGTTTCATCATCGCCTTTTGGTGCACCCCGTTGATGACCGTCGGCCATCTGCTCTTCGCGTCGATCACGACAGGCTACATCTTTGTGGGAATTTGGCTGGAAGAAAGGGATTTGGTCGCCTTCTTTGGTGACGAGTACCGCAAGTATCGCGAGCGGGTCGCAATGCTGCTCCCCGGTCTGTTTTGA